A genomic region of Cannabis sativa cultivar Pink pepper isolate KNU-18-1 chromosome 1, ASM2916894v1, whole genome shotgun sequence contains the following coding sequences:
- the LOC115705088 gene encoding probable cysteine protease RD19D, producing the protein MAIILAQPRALTCAVGVAVLTCALTVSLVLGHDGSSNKNDVVGSQEEPMIHQVTDKSHHAHLLGTERKFKVFMEKYGKTYGSREEYIHRLGIFARNMVRAAEHQVLDPTAVHGVTPFSDLSEEEFERSFAGLRGGPGFGNGLAETTTATAPPLEVKDLPESFDWREKGAVTEVKMQGSCGSCWAFSTTGAVEGANFIATGKLLNLSEQQLVDCDHTCDPSEKDACDNGCGGGLMTNAYKYLIEAGGLEEETSYPYTGKKGECKFDPDKVAVKLVNFTTIPIDENQIAANLVHQGPLAVGLNAVFMQTYIGGVSCPLICGKRWINHGVLMVGYGSKGYSILRFGYKPYWIIKNSWGKRWGENGYYKLCRGHAMCGINTMVSTVLTTA; encoded by the exons ATGGCAATAATACTAGCACAACCGAGAGCATTAACGTGCGCAGTGGGCGTAGCAGTCTTAACGTGCGCACTAACTGTTTCTCTAGTTCTCGGCCACGATGGCAGCAGTAATAAAAACGACGTCGTCGGCTCACAAGAAGAGCCAATGATTCACCAAGTCACTGACAAATCTCATCACGCTCACCTTCTGGGCACGGAGAGGAAGTTCAAGGTGTTCATGGAGAAGTACGGGAAGACGTACGGTAGTAGAGAGGAGTATATACACCGCCTTGGAATCTTCGCTAGGAACATGGTCAGGGCCGCCGAGCACCAGGTCCTTGATCCCACTGCAGTTCACGGCGTGACGCCCTTCTCCGATCTCTCCGAGGAGGAGTTTGAGCGTTCTTTTGCTGGCCTTAGAGGTGGCCCCGGCTTCGGAAATGGGTTGGCGGAGACTACTACGGCGACTGCACCGCCTTTGGAGGTTAAAGACTTGCCGGAGAGTTTCGATTGGAGAGAGAAGGGAGCCGTTACTGAGGTTAAGATGCAG GGGTCGTGTGGATCTTGCTGGGCTTTTAGTACGACAGGGGCTGTTGAAGGAGCCAATTTCATTGCAACCGGGAAGCTTCTCAATCTAAGTGAACAACAGCTAGTGGATTGTGACCATACG tgtgatccGAGTGAGAAAGATGCATGCGACAATGGGTGTGGTGGAGGGCTTATGACAAATGCGTATAAGTATTTAATAGAGGCAGGAGGATTAGAAGAAGAGACTTCATATCCTTACACTGGTAAAAAAGGTGAATGCAAATTTGATCCTGACAAAGTGGCTGTAAAACTTGTCAATTTTACCACCATTCCTATCGATGAGAATCAGATTGCTGCCAATCTAGTCCACCAGGGTCCTCTCGCTG TGGGGTTGAATGCAGTGTTCATGCAAACATATATAGGGGGAGTGTCGTGTCCGCTAATATGTGGAAAGAGATGGATAAACCACGGGGTTTTGATGGTGGGATACGGCTCCAAGGGCTACTCCATCCTCAGATTTGGATACAAGCCTTATTGGATCATTAAGAACTCTTGGGGAAAGAGATGGGGTGAGAATGGCTACTACAAGCTCTGCCGAGGCCATGCCATGTGTGGTATCAACACTATGGTCTCAACTGTTCTCACTACTGCCTAG